The DNA region tgtgtgtgtgtgtgtgtgcgcatgtcttttATGTTTCTGATGCgtgttgtgttcatgagtgtcTCTGTACGAGTCACTCATTTTACATgttcctgaagtgtgtgtgtgtgtgtgtgtgtgtgtgtgtgtgtgtgtgtgtgtgtgtgtgtgtgtgtgtgtgtgtgtgtgtgtgtgtgtgtgtgtgtgtgtgtgtgtgtgtgtgtgtgtgtgtgtgtgtgtgtgtgtgtgacattcagAGAAGCTTATAGCTAGACAGCTCTTTCTCTTTGGTCCAGATTGTGAGCCTGAAATTTTAACAACAGCAACCCTCTccaaaaaagaacaaaacaaggAATAATTACAATCAAttccagaaagaaaaaaatatatgaacaAACATAATGGTGAACGAACACAAAATATCACTATATATAAAATACTACCTGGTTCAGAAGAAGAAGCTCTTCAGCTCTTAAACAGCATACCAAAAACTAAGATGTCTCCCCCGCCCCCCTGGTTCACTATTGTACAACCACACCTCAAGAATTTAGAGAAGGTAAATCTAGGCTGGTGAagttacacacaaatgcactcactcccatacacacacgcacccatgcacccaaacacactcacacacacaaaaacagattcAAGATGTGCCCCCTTCAGCATTTTGCTAACCAACTGGTGTGACCGAAGGGACTGCCCAAGGACATTacatgcaccgtgtgtgtgtgtgtgtgtgtgtgtgtgtatgtgtatgtgtatgtgtatgtgtatgtgtatgtgtatgtgtatgtgtatgtgtatgtgtatgtgtatgtgtgtgtgtgtgtgtgtgtgtgtgtgtgtgtgtgtgtgtctgtgtgtctgtgtgtctgtgtgcgcacttgCATACTGTAAGCTGTGTAACATACACTTGCATCAGTCATATCTTAACGGTATgtacagtatcacaactatttTCAAGTCCTCAATAAAACCTTTTGAGCCCAAAACTCCTCTCTGCTGTTAAACTCATCTTACCCAATTCCTTCTCCGTTTGCTCCATTACCCACCCAGctgctcttttctcctccttgctgatctatcccctcatccatccatccatccatccgtccctctctctctccaccccttcttCACGTCTATCCATCGTCAACGTCCTCAATACCATTAAAACGTATACAGGTTTGACAATACAAAACTTCAACatcaaacctggggtgcatttctcaaagccatagttgccaactacgctagctactttggtagttgtcaatgagaaattgcattgcaaacaacagagtagctaactggctaacaactatgctttcgagaaacgcacccctgcagGTCCCTAGTGCCTTGATCGCTGCTCACACTGTGGAACCAGGAACAGTCCCATGGTCACACCAGAAAAGCCCACGCAAGCTCCACAACAATCTTTTGTCAGGAATAAATACCGTCCATCAGTTCAACTCAACCCCTTATATAAATCACAAAAAAGGTGCTCTCTACATAATTTGCCTACATTTTGGTCATGGTTACAATACATAACGACTTGGTTAAACAAATGTGTaaaaatgaagtaaaaaaaatgtttctaaaGGGGTGAACTAACTTAGCTGGTGAATACAGTATGTTTCTTATAAACAGTGAATACACATCCTCACACATTAATTCATATATAAAAAAATGGGtcggaggaaaaaaacaacaacttttttCACAGAAGTGAGGAACATTAATTCAAATAAATAATGCATGTATGCCTGTCAAACCAAGCCTCAATGGGGTTCCCTGTCTCCATCTACAGCAAAGGCAAACCGCTGAGTatgcagcaccaccagcaccagcagcagcagtagcagtcacTGACAGTGAAGTGGCGGCTACAGCAAGCATCACACTTCTCCACATGCATAAATGGATGACATCAGGGTGGGCCGTGGCAGTCCAGCGGGGGCAATGGTACTGAGGCCTCTCTGTATGTTGTGTCTTGTCTGCAAGgggcatggggtggggtggggtcgggGGAATGTTGCAGTTAGTTGTGCAtgcttagttcagtgtgtgtgtgtgtgtgttggggtggggcgGGGTGGGGTTGGAGCAGTTGATCCATCCATGAAGGCAGCTTCCTTCTCGCAATTGGCCGTTTAAAACTCTCTTTGGCACCTGTTCATAAACTCTGGTCCTCTTTAACttttatgcacgcacacacactcacaaacacacaaacagacacacacagtctcgcacaaacacacccacacacacacgcacacacgcacgcacgcacacacagcctcactCCTAAATCACTGTGCTGCTGTACAGTACTTCAGATCTGGTGATCCTCGCAGATCCTCACCAAGGGGTAAGGAAAAGCAGTAGAGTGCAGAGCAGTAAACAGCAAACTCCTCAGGCAGCATTAATCAAAGCCTCCCTCAAGATCATATCTCTCGGCACTCCAATCCAGAAAATGATGTGGTCCTGGAGAAACATAAAGAGTGGGGTGGAAAAAGAGAGGAATTATGTTTTGAGGTAACACCGAGGAATCTACAGACAGTGAGAAGACGTTTGGTAGACTGTATTATAACCTGCCTACCAACTACTAATACAATACGTTAATATGACTTCTGACTTCAAATCTTACATACCGGTATTTTATCCCTTTATTAATACTATTAGCCTTGCATGAATTTACACAAGGCTGTTATAGACTTAAATAAGtgtggacaaacaaacaaacacaaataattaattaataatataaattaataacaatttattAATAATTAAGAAGTCAGAATAATTCTGCCCAAGTGTGCCCTTTTACCTGGTGTCCAGCAGGGGGTGTGCTACTAATAGTTTCCCCGTTCCAAGGAAAACTTTGCAAGCAGCTCCTGCAACTTGTGGTATGACTCTTCAACACTCTACACATCAAGAGGAGAAAGACACAAATAGaaagaggcagatagacagataggTCAATCATCAAATTCATGAAAGTCAAGCCACTCTGGGGAATGAAACAGTAAATTGTCCGTTCCTTTTACTCGCACCAAAAAAAGTTGTATTTTTATGTTGCAAGTTGAGCACGCCCATCACTGTTACATGAAAAAAAACCAGTAACACAACtcaaaagaatattttttctgtATCTCATTCACAGGCAAAAATTACAGACCCTTTCCATTATAAAACTGTTGCAAGTCATGGCCCATCAATGCAGCTGTGTTCTTTGGATGCAAGACCAGAGGAAAGTTCCAcagatactgtatatgtacactaTACGCTTCAGTTTCCTTCCCAGACTGCAATACCTTCTACAGTATGTTGCAGTGCAACACCAATCCTACTCTTCTGACTTGTAGCTTTTTCTTCACCACTTATTACTTATGAATGCCTTGCTTGTATCATTGTTTGTACAACACCTCCCTTCTTCCTTGCTGGTTTTCGTCCTAGCAACGTTGATACTCGCTTCTAGCAGCTGTATGGACCGTTTAGTTTTGTTACACAGGAAGGCAAGAAAAAATATCTTGAAGTCTGCTCGCCTGCCCCTTCTTCATCCAAATTTCCACCCACTCATTGATCGATACACTCATCTATCCATGTATCTACAATCTATTTTTCTGTAAATGTATATTACTCATCCATCAGTCCAttcatattcttttttttaaaagattttttttttgtcttttagactttattatggacaggacagcacGAGTGGTAGACagcaagcgaatggggagagacggggaggggttggcaaaggacccgggccaggaatcgaacccggtcagctgcatggcaggcgagttcCCCACAGCAGGGCCAGTCCATTCATGTTCTATCTGAAGCACCCTTATCCCTCCATTTATTCAGTCATTTACTCTTCTATCCACCATTTCATCTattccttcatccatccatccatccatccatccatccatcagtctGTGCTGACCTGTAGTTTTCTCAGCTTGTCCTCCATGAGCTCCAGTCGGTGTCGCACCTCCTCCAGCCTCTCCTGGGAGAGCACCATGGGGGCGCTGAtgcccccctgctcctcctcatgCTCCTgctccccctgctgctgctgcttctcctctccctctcccttcgcACCTCCATCCCCTCCGCTCTCTGAACCTCCGTCCTCCTTCTCTCCGTCAGCGACAGGCTCCTCGCCATCTACTGgacacatacggtacatacacacaccagggAGATTGAGCAATCCTGGTAATAAATTGTGCCCTTGCACTAAACACACAAATCTACACATTAACCCAAATGTTGTTAACCAAACATggcatctttttattttttcatactACAGCATAGCAGACGTACAACAAGACACAGTGATACACACAGTGTAGAAAATACATCACAGGTTGATCCATACCTGCCGATTGACGGCCATCAATTTCATCCTGTCCCTCTGGCTCCGCCCCTCCATTCTCACCATCGACGTGGGAGTCTTCTGATAGGCTGATACTGCCCACCAATAGCCTCTTCAGGGACATGACTAggggcaacaacaaaaaacatacaaTTTTCAGTCTTTtcctttatgtttttttttaacttaatttCATACTTGTTTTAGCGATGAgtctatgtgagtgagtgagtgattcagAGATTGGTGTAACTGAGGACATCTGCGCTAGTTCCCCAGTTGGGGCTCGAACCCGAGACCTACCAGTCAGAGCTCCCGTTAGGGCATAGGAGGCACAGCACGaaaccgctgagctaaaggtccaaaccgctagctcagcgctaccaatactgtttgaagcttcgggagggaggtttactaacgttctacgctaaagtctgctagttggcatccgtcacATTGGGAGTGACAGAGAATTAGACAGAAGAAGTTGGAGAATGCCATCCTCATAatgtaaagacagagagagagagagagagagagagagagagagagagagagagagagagagagagagagagagagagagagagagagagagagagagagagagagagagagagagagagagagagagagactgaacttCCACTCACGTTCGTCTATCATGTGGTCCGCCATCTTCTCCTGGGGGCTGTTGCAGTGTCCGATGGGGTCGTAGCCGTGGGCAGAGAGGTAGTCCATCAGCATGGCATGCACGTCGCCACTCTTGTCGTGGGCACTCAGATCCTTCTCACCATCTATAGCacagggatgggatgggacaaGACAGGACAGGCTGTGAGCAGGCTGTGTACAGGAGCTTGCTGTGCTGAAAGGCTTCGGTTCTGCATAAAATGTCACAAGGCTGTACAGCGAcaaactgtagtgtgtgtgtgtgtgtgtgtgtgtgtgcgtgtgtgtgtgtgtccttattcaGCAGAAAGGGGGTGCGGATGGAGGGGTGAGAAGTGGGGGGCATATTTCTTACCACCGCTGATCTTGGAAGAGTCTCCGTTCTCTGTTGGGCTGAGAGGAGGCTGCAAGCTGTTGGAAAGATGATGAAAATGGGGCAGAGATTATAAAACTCATCTTCTCTTTATCCTACGCACACAGATTACAAACTAAATCTAATAGATTATGTACATAGTGGGGGAAAAGCAAATGTTTTGACtgatgtgcgtgcacgcgcacatgcgcgcacatgcgcgcacgcacacacacacacacagacacacacacacacacacagacacacacacacacacacacacaaacttacgttGAGGGGCTGAGTGGGACGGCGGGGCTGCCGGGTATGATGCTGCCGAAGCGCGCCCTCTCCAGAGCCGACCCTCCCCCGCTCGTCTTGAAGTCGTCCACTGCCGACTTGATCATGTCATGCCAgctgcggagggagggagggaggacaacTTGAGTGACAGCTCATGGAGCCAACCATAGTGGAAACAGCATCCAGCATGAATTGAAGCGGCCAATGACAATGCGATGATCAGGAAAATTATGTCAAGCACAACTTGAGTGACAGCTCACCTGGCCAATCAccataaaaaaatatgaaaaaacatgaaaaaaataataaatacatttttaaaaaatgtgacacTTCACCAACTCACTCAGCCCACTAAGCCAATCACAGAGCCACATACCATCAGCACTGTCTTGAGATGACATTAACTATCTGTGGTTCAAATCAATATAATAGGGATTTCAAATAGTTATTATTACAATGCATGGCAATAGAACTACACTTTAAACGttgatacagttgagagggggtggggcttagttgaCATTGGGAGCAGGAGATTTTTGTAATACCAAGGGGGGCGtttagcaggcttatgatgggtctacggggcgttgggaggcttaggatgaggtctagggggcgtttgttcaaaaaaaggttgagaaccactgctctagggtgAAAGCCAACAACATTTTAAAAGCTTAGATCGAGTACAGTGCCGTCCAAACAGCATAGTTTTGTTTTGCCTCCGAAACACAGGCAGGGCCATTAGTATTCTGAAATCGAAGTGGCTAATAAGCAATCGCGGGAGATGTCAAGGTTCGTTTACTGTTGCCAAGTTACATACAGCATTCCATTTTTCACCATTACTGCTTGAAATTCAGCTATTCAAGAGCCACTGTTACTACACAACCAACCAATGTAAGGAAAACAAGTTGAACAGATTTGAACTTTGTGCACCTTCCAGGTGTGTCAGAAGTcggactgtttttttttcttttttgagcaAGGACCAGACAGAAAATGTAGAGAGGCACAACAGTGAAATGTGTAATATGCAATGTTCAGGAAAGAAGTTTAACATCTGAGAGGGGCGGTGGAATCAGGGCAGAAGAGTTGTGCTcattcacctcttcctctcctgcatAGACTGGGCCACCAGCTCATAGATCTGGGCACCACTCTCCCAAGTGAAGATCACATAGAAGGCCTTgcgatctgagagagagagagagagagagagagagagagagagagagagagagagagagagagagagagagagagagagagagagagtcagtaaaATTAagttagtgaatgtgtgtgcgatACAGGCTTGTGCATTACTACTaaattacattatactgtatgtgtgacaggCCAATTATCAGACTTTATGTGCCAAATAAACAAAACGTTCAAATTAATGAGGCACATAATCCATATGGCAACACTGCAGTCTCGCAGTATAAACCCTAAAGTATAAGCGCTAAACCCAGTgaactctgtcacacacacacacgcacgcacacacacacgcacacttataaGGAGGGATATTTTGTATAAAGCAATCCTGCACATTGTCCACAGTGCAAAGGCATCGCTTTGAACTGAGAGATATTTTGTCACATCTGTGAccacattcacatgcatgcacgcacacaaaaaagcctacacgcacgcacgcgcacacagaatcctgcatgcacgcatacactacacacacacacaaaagcctgcatgcacgaacgcacgcatacactgcacacaaaacacacacacacgcacgcacacacacacacactccacagactCAAGACGGTTTCGCACCTGTGGCGACCTCCCTGAGGAAGGCGGACTCCAGCTTGATGATAGGACTCAGCATCTGCTTGCCCTCCTGCACCACGTTGCTCTTGCTCTGGCACTTCAGCAGCATCTTGTCATCCTGCTTCTGGAGCAGCACCAGGAGGTCACCCagcaacacacactgcacatctgaggagggtggagggggaaggagggatggaggaggaagaggaggaagaggaggaggaggagagaggagggggtggagaagaggaggagaggatggaggagagagggagaggggggaggggggagagtgggggtggagaagaggaggaggagagagagagggaaagggggacagagagagagaaggagatgaaaggagagggaggaagggagaaagagagagagagagagagagggatggagaagaggaggaggaggagaaagagtgggggagagagggggtggagaaggagagagaggggggagagagagagggatggagaagaggatgaggggtagagaaggggggagagacatggagagattgATAAAGAAatatgagagaaaaagagaaagacaaataaggggagagggaggataaTGAGAAACAGAGTGGACAGTAGgagcaacagaaagagagaggggggtgaagggGTAGAGAGAGTGGCCAGAGGGAAggatagcaggcaggcaggcggcaggGGAGTGGTAAAGGTGGCAGGGGTAGAGGAGATGAGCACAGAGACATGAGGGGAATTCAAATTATacacagacagggacacagaggaacagatcatggagaagagatggagagagagagagagaaataacaaaggagagagagagagagagaagttcacAGTTAGGCAAGAGAGATAAAAGTTCACAGGGAGTTTAATacactttttttatttatttgcacatggggaatgcctcttgagatgcaacatctACTTTTCAGTAAAGTCCCCTTTTTTTAATTAAACTTTTTTGATGGACACCGGTTCACTTATGGCTCCCTAGTCCCTATATGAACATGAACGGCCCTAAAAAATGGCGTAATGGAGTAATTAGAAGTGAAATAAAAGGAGTGATGTTTAAAATGAAAAGTGGCAAGATCTATCTACCTAGAGCTTTCTCCTTGGTCACCCGCCAGATGAGAGGCCCCTCGTACAACATCTTCCTGGTCGTCAGGTCAATAgactgggggggagagagagagagagagagagagagagagagagagagacggagacagagagagagagaaagagaaagagaaagagaaagagaaagagagagataatgatgggagagaagagaaagagagaaaatttcaacatacacagagagaaaacCTGCTATACATGTTCTCCAGTTACTGGCACATTAtattgcacatgcatacacacactgcataacATTTCGCTTCTTTATTAAATAAAGCCTAATGCACTGGCTCTGGCCATGCTCTGTATAAAACATGAAACCCATGTTGGCATGCCAGTAAAGCTTTAATGGATTGTATTGTGGAGGTGAAGGGCTGGCCTTGAACTCCTCTCACCTTGTACTCCATGTAGAGCTCATTGCTAGGCTTTAGCCCTGAGGTGTCCAGCCGCCGCTGGTAGTCTTTCAAGGTCTGTAGAAATAAAACATCCATAATTTAGATGTCATCATTATGCAAACATGAATTGTACACATTTAGCATTTGTTGTGTGCACAGGGACTATTTAATTAATAAAGGACAGAGCCCTGGAAGCCATTTGTATTGTCCTTTGTTACCCCAGTCTAATTATCTTACTCAATTCAGTATGTGTACGTGGACATATGATtaggtgtgtctgtgagtgtgtgtgagtgtgttgctctgtgtgaatgtatgcatgtgcgctTTATCCCTCACAAGTAGGTTCTCCATGCTGCTGACGTGCTCTTGATGACAtgatttagggtgtgtgtgtgcgtgcgtgcgtgcgtgcgtgagagagtgtgtgtgtgtgtgttctcaccagtAGATTCTCCATGCTCTTGACCTCCTCGTTGACGTGGTTGAGGATCTTGCGGCAGGCCTCGGCTACCTGCTGGATActgtgcttctcctcctcctgacaacacaacgcaacacaaggGAGATTAAagagttatttatttatatggtgCATTTCACACAACAGACGGATCAATGTGCTTATATAGAAAATTCCATCATAACCACATTAAAAATGACATCGTAGATGAGTAGATAAAACCAAAAGTGAAAAGAAACAGGAAATACATAGATGAAACAAGTACAGTAAAAACAtattaaaaataatgtatttcccTAAAAGTCAGTGAATAGCTAAGTGAAAAACATAGTTAAAACAATAGTAGGTAACACATTAATGTGTTATGAAAAGCATTATGAAGACTTAGTGCATGTTACATTCATATTTTTAtaatcattttttttaatcattaatgaattatttactaagtctttataatgctttttatgcatccattaaataaagtgttacccaacagtAATAGGCAGAGAAAAGTGTGAGTGGTGCTGTGAGACCTTCTCTGTGCTCTTGGCCACATTCTCCAGCAGCAGTGGGTACTTGGTGAGGCGCTGCATCTCGATGGGGATGATGTCCTTCAGCTGCAGGCGCCGACACTGGGGACGACTCTCTGCCTCCTGATAcgccaccgagagagagagagagagagagagagagagagagagggcacgaggacagacagatagatggacagaggggcagacagagagatggatagaggagaggggcagagggaaagatgaagagaaagaacAAGGACACACGAGGAAGGACCGAGATAGCGGACGAAAAGAAAGACACAAATGTCAACGCTGTCCATTTCTGATCATCTGTGCTTATGCAGGTTCTTACTCTATTTTGTTACTGTATGTACATTAATAAACACATACGCAATCATTGTTAGATTTCACATATGTTTAATATGGAGCATCATTTGGGAAGCAAACATGAAAT from Engraulis encrasicolus isolate BLACKSEA-1 chromosome 5, IST_EnEncr_1.0, whole genome shotgun sequence includes:
- the arhgef1b gene encoding rho guanine nucleotide exchange factor 1b isoform X7; its protein translation is MKLKFKRPTIVADEEKCTAIFSAVLYYMKHLGVKTRATDSKKSRGFFRKKDKKEKKEEPKVSKPRTVLPSILREAESWMRGGGGDIKPPRLDNEGDKDKSHERKGSSGNAPSRGLAPDNSAASLSGSRKSGSTGSNSQASSDISEASTINISVIPSPDSIGPTSSRSDSQSVSEGGEVSPASQPGAFPWDAAGTSPSETAVEEAQDKDRHKASRDVKRSTSMRVERRPSSRRRSGRQKQSRSRSDVDLQTAAVSPATSPPPSPSPRPRLFTDGSLPVPEVAPAGSASGPSPQLMEEMEPRLLELEQDPPNWREQADPRELKELNKKETKRQEVINELFMTEHAHVRMLNVLQNIFARPMEREGLMHPDEVAAIFPGLDDIIELHNTFYENLKKLRLEDNYIVKSISSTLLSRFSGPDGEFFQKLSARFCSHQSWALEQIKSKKKDPRFNTFIQEAESRPQCRRLQLKDIIPIEMQRLTKYPLLLENVAKSTEKEEEKHSIQQVAEACRKILNHVNEEVKSMENLLTLKDYQRRLDTSGLKPSNELYMEYKSIDLTTRKMLYEGPLIWRVTKEKALDVQCVLLGDLLVLLQKQDDKMLLKCQSKSNVVQEGKQMLSPIIKLESAFLREVATDRKAFYVIFTWESGAQIYELVAQSMQERKSWHDMIKSAVDDFKTSGGGSALERARFGSIIPGSPAVPLSPSTLQPPLSPTENGDSSKISGDGEKDLSAHDKSGDVHAMLMDYLSAHGYDPIGHCNSPQEKMADHMIDELMSLKRLLVGSISLSEDSHVDGENGGAEPEGQDEIDGRQSAVDGEEPVADGEKEDGGSESGGDGGAKGEGEEKQQQQGEQEHEEEQGGISAPMVLSQERLEEVRHRLELMEDKLRKLQSVEESYHKLQELLAKFSLERGNY